One segment of Coffea arabica cultivar ET-39 chromosome 7c, Coffea Arabica ET-39 HiFi, whole genome shotgun sequence DNA contains the following:
- the LOC140010289 gene encoding uncharacterized protein: MGKAPNCSYSIPATVKTSWTAKNPGKKFYGCAYYEHNNGGGSCGYFKWHETSGCERCDKLVRHTRNLIKKVKDLEIDVEKTKQKERRINLMLFMAIVTVIYQWLWKE; encoded by the exons ATGGGAAAAGCACCAAACTGTAGCTACAGTATACCAGCCACAGTGAAGACTTCGTGGACAGCTAAGAACCCAGGAAAGAAATTCTATGGATGTGCCTATTATGAA CATAATAATGGCGGAGGCAGCTGTGGGTACTTCAAGTGGCATGAAACAAGCGGCTGTGAGAGGTGCGATAAACTGGTGAGGCACACACGGAATTTAATAAAGAAAGTGAAAGATTTGGAGATTGATGtggagaaaacaaaacaaaaagagcGTAGAATAAATCTGATGCTATTCATGGCCATTGTTACTGTAATCTATCAGTGGCTTTGGAAAGAGTAA
- the LOC113698586 gene encoding thioredoxin H2: MGSVLSSFFGGEGAAAAAESSEPSRVTTFHSSNRWQLHFNSSKQLNKLMVVDFAASWCGPCKLMEPLVKDMSGKYTDIDFVKIDVDELPDVAQEHKVQAMPTFLLLKQGKEVDRIVGAKKDELEKKILKHREAPKFAA; this comes from the exons ATGGGATCAGTTTTGTCTAGCTTTTTCGGAGGGGAAGGAGCCGCGGCGGCAGCTGAGTCCTCAGAGCCATCACGCGTGACGACTTTTCATTCATCTAACCGATGGCAGCTTCACTTCAACAGCTCCAAGCAATTAAACAAATTG ATGGTAGTGGATTTTGCGGCATCCTGGTGTGGACCCTGCAAGTTGATGGAGCCATTGGTGAAGGACATGTCTGGGAAATATACGGACATCGATTTCGTCAAGATCGACGTCGACGAGCTCCCT GATGTGGCCCAGGAGCATAAAGTGCAGGCTATGCCGACATTCTTGCTGCTGAAGCAAGGGAAGGAAGTTGATAGGATAGTGGGAGCCAAGAAAGATGAGCTGGAGAAGAAGATTCTCAAGCACAGGGAAGCCCCCAAATTTGCTGCCTGA
- the LOC113697838 gene encoding probable RNA 3'-terminal phosphate cyclase-like protein gives MVKISWMKLKGSQNLRLRLLLSTLSSTPILIEDIRADATWPGLRPHEVSFLRLLEKISDDCLVEINETGTKLKYKPGIVMGGKHLIHDCGVIRSIGYFLEPLILLGLFGRKPLCIRLRGITNDSKDPSVDTFRSTTLPILKRFGVNPEGLELKIESRGVAPGGGGEVILSVPILQDSLRAVTWIDEGMVKRIRGVTFSTRVSVQFENTMIHAARGIFNCLLPDVHIFTDHKAGLLAGRSPGYGISLVAETTSGCFISADNSVCYAQGEEEADIEDEAMQDLIPPEDTGEQAAGVLLGEIEQGGVVDSTHQGLLFLLCALCPQDVSKVRVGKLSPHGIEVLRHLRDFLGVKFVIKPDPSTETVILKCVGCGLKNLSRKVS, from the exons ATGGTAAAAATATCATGGATGAAGCTTAAGGGAAGCCAGAACCTGAGGCTGCGCCTTCTATTATCGACACTCTCCTCAACTCCTATCCTCATCGAGGACATTCGCGCCGACGCCACCTGGCCTGGCCTCCGCCCCCACGAGGTCTCCTTCCTCCGCCTCCTTGAGAAGATCTCCGACGACTGCCTGGTTGAAATCAACGAAACTG GCACAAAATTGAAGTATAAGCCGGGGATTGTGATGGGTGGGAAGCATTTAATTCATGACTGCGGCGTTATTCGGTCTATCGGATATTTCTTGGAGCCTTTGATTCTGCTTGGTTTGTTTGGAAGGAAGCCCCTCTGCATAAGGCTCAGAG GAATTACCAATGATTCTAAGGATCCATCTGTTGATACATTCAGATCAACTACTTTACCCATTTTGAAACGGTTTGGAGTTAATCCAGAAGGATTGGAGCTAAAAATTGAGAGCCGCGGTGTTGCCCCTGGTGGGGGCGGTGAAGTTATTTTGTCGGTCCCCATTCTCCAGGATAGTTTACGA GCAGTTACCTGGATTGATGAAGGAATGGTTAAGAGGATTAGAGGAGTGACTTTTTCAACTAGAGTGTCTGTTCAGTTTGAGAACACCATGATACATGCAGCTCGTGGGATCTTTAACTGTTTGCTTCCAGATGTACACATATTTACGGATCATAAAGCTGGTTTACTGGCTGGAAG GTCGCCTGGTTATGGGATTTCACTTGTTGCAGAAACGACTTCTGGGTGCTTCATCTCAGCTGATAATTCGGTATGTTATGCACAAGGGGAGGAAGAGGCTGACATTGAGGATGAGGCAATGCAAGACTTGATACCTCCAGAAGACACTGGTGAGCAAGCTGCTGGTGTCTTGCTTGGGGAGATTGAACAAGGAGGGGTGGTAGATTCTACTCATCAG GGATTGTTGTTTCTTCTTTGTGCATTGTGTCCACAAGATGTTTCGAAGGTTCGTGTTGGTAAGCTTTCACCCCATGGAATTGAAGTACTCAGGCATCTCAGAGACTTTTTGGGGGTCAAATTTGTAATCAAGCCAGATCCATCGACAGAAACCGTCATCCTTAAATGCGTGGGTTGTGGATTAAAGAACTTATCCAGAAAGGTCTCATGA
- the LOC113698585 gene encoding plasma membrane ATPase 1, producing MAAQDEAMEALKKEAVDLENIPLEEVFENLRCTKEGLSSEDAQRRLQIFGYNKLEEKEESKVLKFLGFMWNPLSWVMEAAAVMAIALANGGGKPPDWQDFVGITILLLINSSISFYEENNAGNAAAALMARLSPKAKVLRDGSWSEQDASILVPGDIISIKLGDIIPADARLLDGDPLKIDQSALTGESLPVSKAPREGVYSGSTCKQGEIEAVVIATGVHTFFGKAAHLVDSTNQQGHFQKVLTAIGNFCICSIAVGMITEVIVMYPIQNRPYRPGIDNLLVLLIGGIPIAMPTVLSVTMAIGSHRLSLQGAITKRMTAIEEMAGMDVLCSDKTGTLTLNKLSVDKNLIEVFAKGVDVDTVVLMAARAARLENQDAIDAAIVGMLADPKEARAGIQEVHFLPFNPTDKRTALTYIDNRGKMHRVSKGAPEQILNLAHNKSDIEGKVHAVIDKFAERGLRSLAVAYQEVPEGRKESLGGPWQFIGLMPLFDPPRHDSAETIKRALNLGVNVKMITGDQLAIGKETGRRLGMGTNMYPSSALLGQNKDESLITLPVDDLIEKADGFAGVFPEHKYEIVKRLQAKKHICGMTGDGVNDAPALKKADIGIAVADATDAARDASDIVLTEPGLSVIISAVLTSRAIFQRMKNYTIYAVSITIRIVLGFLLLALIWKFDFPPFMVLIIAILNDGTIMTISKDRVKPSPLPDCWGLGEIFATGIVLGGYLAVMTVIFFWAAYDTDFFPHKFGVATLHKTAHDVGMATLHKTEHDGFRKLASAIYLQVSIISQALIFVTRARSWSFVERPGLFLGLAFVGAQLIATLIAVYCNWNFAAIEGIGWGWAGVVWLYNIVCYIPLDFLKFFVRYILSGKAWDLLIEQRVAFTKKKDFGKEERELKWVQAQRTLHGLHPPETHFGDHSRAADLNQIAEEARRRAEMARLRELRTLKGHVESVVKSKNLDIDTIQQSYTV from the exons ATGGCGGCACAAGACGAAGCTATGGAGGCACTGAAGAAGGAGGCCGTCGACTTG GAGAATATTCCGCTGGAGGAGGTTTTCGAGAATTTGCGGTGTACCAAGGAGGGGCTTTCGTCTGAGGATGCACAAAGGAGACTGCAGATTTTTGGTTACAACAAACTGGAAGAGAAGGAG GAAAGCAAGGTTCTGAAGTTTCTGGGATTCATGTGGAATCCACTCTCATGGGTCATGGAAGCTGCTGCCGTAATGGCCATTGCACTCGCTAATGGAGGC GGAAAACCTCCTGATTGGCAAGATTTTGTTGGGATTACTATTCTGCTTCTCATCAATTCAAGTATTAGTTTCTATGAGGAGAACAATGCTGGTAATGCTGCTGCAGCATTAATGGCCCGCCTTTCTCCCAAAGCCAAG GTGCTTCGAGATGGCAGCTGGAGTGAGCAAGATGCATCAATTCTTGTACCTGGTGATATTATAAGTATAAAGCTTGGGGACATTATTCCAGCAGATGCTCGTCTTCTTGATGGTGATCCACTGAAAATAGACCAG TCTGCCTTGACTGGAGAATCCCTTCCTGTGTCCAAAGCCCCTAGGGAGGGTGTTTATTCAGGGTCTACATGCAAACAAGGGGAGATTGAAGCAGTAGTGATTGCAACTGGTGTTCACACCTTCTTTGGCAAGGCTGCTCACCTTGTTGACTCTACAAATCAACAGGGACATTTTCAGAAG GTCTTGACTGCCATTGGAAATTTCTGTATATGTTCGATTGCTGTGGGAATGATCACCGAGGTCATTGTGATGTATCCCATTCAAAATCGGCCCTACAGACCAGGGATTGACAATTTGCTGGTACTTCTTATCGGAGGGATTCCAATTGCCATGCCAACAGTTTTGTCTGTTACAATGGCAATTGGTTCCCACCGTTTGTCTTTGCAG GGAGCTATTACTAAAAGAATGACTGCAATAGAAGAAATGGCAGGCATGGACGTACTTTGCAGCGATAAAACAGGAACTTTGACATTGAACAAACTTAGTGTTGACAAGAATCTTATTGAG GTATTTGCCAAAGGAGTGGATGTAGACACTGTAGTCTTAATGGCTGCCAGAGCTGCTCGGTTGGAAAACCAAGATGCAATCGACGCTGCTATTGTTGGGATGTTGGCAGACCCAAAAGAGGCGAGGGCTGGTATTCAAGAGGTTCACTTCCTTCCATTTAACCCAACTGATAAGCGCACTGCTTTGACGTATATTGACAATAGAGGCAAAATGCATAGAGTCAGCAAAGGTGCTCCTGAACAG ATTCTAAATCTTGCGCATAATAAATCAGACATAGAGGGCAAAGTTCATGCTGTGATTGATAAATTTGCAGAGAGAGGGTTGCGTTCTCTTGCAGTGGCATATCAG GAAGTCCCtgaaggaaggaaagaaagtTTGGGAGGTCCCTGGCAATTTATTGGCCTCATGCCTCTTTTTGATCCACCCAGGCATGACAGTGCTGAAACGATCAAAAGGGCTTTAAATCTTGGGGTAAATGTGAAAATGATCACTG GTGATCAACTAGCAATAGGCAAAGAAACAGGACGTCGTTTGGGAATGGGAACCAACATGTATCCTTCTTCTGCTTTGTTAGGACAGAATAAGGATGAATCTCTTATTACCTTGCCTGTGGATGACTTGATTGAAAAAGCTGATGGTTTTGCTGGTGTTTTCCCTG AACACAAGTATGAAATAGTTAAACGCCTGCAAGCTAAAAAGCATATATGCGGAATGACTGGTGATGGAGTAAATGATGCCCCTGCTCTCAAGAAGGCTGATATTGGAATAGCTGTTGCTGATGCAACTGATGCTGCTCGGGATGCTTCTGACATTGTTCTGACGGAACCTGGTCTTAGTGTTATTATAAGTGCTGTTTTAACCAGTCGAGCAATCTTTCAGAGGATGAAAAATTATACA ATCTATGCAGTTTCTATCACAATCCGTATAGTG CTTGGTTTCCTGTTACTTGCACTGATTTGGAAATTTGACTTTCCACCTTTCATGGTGCTAATCATTGCAATTCTCAATGATG GTACAATCATGACAATATCGAAGGACAGGGTAAAACCATCTCCTCTACCAGATTGCTGGGGGCTGGGTGAGATTTTTGCTACTGGAATCGTTCTTGGTGGTTACTTGGCAGTGATGACTGTTATCTTCTTCTGGGCAGCATATGACACAGACTTCTTCCCG CACAAATTTGGCGTGGCAACTCTACATAAAACTGCACATGATGTTGGCATGGCAACTCTACATAAAACTGAACATGATGGCTTCAGGAAGCTAGCATCTGCAATTTATCTGCAAGTCAGTATCATCAGTCAAGCACTCATATTTGTCACGAGAGCCAGGAGCTGGTCTTTCGTTGAGCGTCCAGGACTATTCCTTGGCTTAGCTTTTGTTGGAGCTCAGTTG ATTGCTACCTTGATTGCTGTTTACTGCAACTGGAATTTTGCTGCAATAGAAGGGATCGGATGGGGATGGGCTGGGGTAGTCTGGCTCTATAACATTGTATGCTACATCCCACTTGATTTTCTCAAATTCTTCGTCCGATATATCTTGAGCGGGAAGGCCTGGGATCTTCTCATTGAGCAAAGG GTTGCATTCACAAAGAAAAAGGATTTTGGAAAGGAAGAAAGGGAGCTTAAATGGGTACAGGCACAGAGGACGCTCCATGGGCTGCATCCACCTGAGACTCATTTTGGTGATCATAGTCGCGCTGCAGATCTTAATCAGATAGCTGAAGAAGCAAGGCGACGAGCTGAAATGGCAAG GCTGAGGGAATTGCGCACGTTGAAGGGCCACGTTGAAAGTGTCGTGAAGTCGAAGAATCTAGATATAGATACAATACAGCAATCATACACTGTTTGA